From Qipengyuania soli:
CGGGGTCGTGCATCTTCATGGGCTTACACTAGCACTTGCATGGTTAATTCGCCGTTATTCGCCGCTTGTCGGGGCGAAGAAAAGCGAGAGCATCACCAATAGCACGAGAACGGCGGTCACCGGCTGCACTATACCGAGGAAGGCCGCGGGTAGCAGCAGTATCGAAAGTGCCACCCGATCACGATATGTCTCGCGAAATCTGGACCCTACCATGCGATGGCCAAGCCGGAGCAGGCCGAACAGGACAACAGGGACGAACAGGCGAAGCCATTCGGTATCTTCGGGCGATGCAAGGGCGATTAGGATGGCGAGAACCGGATCGGTCAGCCAGTCGATTGTCCTCGCCAATGCAGAGCGCCGCGCTGCGGCCTGGCCTGCCAGGGCAATTCGCTCGACCGTTTCACCAGCTGCGCCCAGCATGGCCATCAGGGCACCGAAGCCCAGCGCAGTGATCTCCCATCCGAGCAAGGCCAGCGACATGGCAATAACGCCTGAAAGGCCCGCCAAAATGGCAGGCAGGCGTGCCCAACGCCCGCCCAGCACGTCTTTCGCCAGTCGCGCTCCAATGCGTTCGGATACTGCAAGGCCCGGTGCGGCGAAGCTGGCAGCAGCCGCGTGATCGCGGATCCATTGCTGTTCGCGCTCGTCGAGCTGCTCGACCGTCGGGTCGAGATGCCACCTGCCCACGTCAATGAGGCGCTTCTCTATCGGCTGGATCCGAACCCCCGATTGCAGCGCAATGCGCAACAAGGCCGAAATGACATCCGCGTCAGGTGGCAGCTCCGCCAGCCTTTCGACTGTACTGCCATGCGCGAGGAAAACTCCCGCCCAGGCGAATTCGGCGTCGATACGCTCATATCCCAGCGGCACGGCGTCCTCAGCGGGGAAGACCAGCACTGATGGACGTACAGAGTACTTGAGCACGACCTCGTCGGCGGGAAGCAGTCCCGCACCAACAACGAAAATCTCGTCCGCGGCCGATACAAGTCCGGAAAGTGGACGGGTTTCCTGCATGGCAACGAAACGGACGCCTGCGGCTTCGGCGCGCTTCTGGGCCTCTATCACTTCGCGCCCGATGCCATCGACGAGGCAAGCAATCGTGCCGCAATCGGCAGCCAGGGCGAGATCAACTTGCCTTTCGATGATCCGCGAACCTGCAAAATGGCGGAACGCAGGCCGGATCCGTCCCAGCGCGGGCGAATGGTCTAGTGTGGACAAGAGGGCGACGCGCAAGTCGTGCTCCGGCAGTTTCTTCAACGACCCGTGGTGGTGTTTGCCGGTGTTCTAGGTATCCGGAGGCACAAGAGCCAGCCCAAAGGCGGCCTTACCCTCAGGCTTCGATGCGCAACTCGGTCACCAGTTCCGCCAGCCTCGTCAGGATCGTAGGCTCACCAGGGGCAGCACTCTGCGCATCATCGGCCAACTGGCGCAGTTCCTCGACATGGAAACTTCCGGCAATGGCGTGGAGCCTTTGCGCGGCAACGCTCCAGTTGCCGTCACAACGGGCGCGGCGCAGCAGGTCCAGCTGCCGCTCCACGCTCTCGACAAACGCAGCACGCAGCTCGGCCTGCAGCGCCGGGTCATCACCGGAT
This genomic window contains:
- a CDS encoding Hpt domain-containing protein; its protein translation is MTYQQGPFLAALGAASGDDPALQAELRAAFVESVERQLDLLRRARCDGNWSVAAQRLHAIAGSFHVEELRQLADDAQSAAPGEPTILTRLAELVTELRIEA